ATGCCGCCGCTCCCACGGGGGAGAACGGCGGCATCGTCAGGGGTTCGCGGGGAGGATCACTCCCACTCGATGGTCCCCGGCGGCTTGCTCGTCACGTCGAGGACGACGCGGTTGACGTCGGCGACCTCGTTGGTGATGCGGGTGGAGATCTTCGCCAGCGTCTCGTACGGCAGGCGCGACCAGTCGGCCGTCATGGCGTCCTCGGAGGACACCGGGCGCAGCACGATCGGGTGACCGTAGGTGCGGCCGTCGCCCTGGACGCCGACCGAGCGGACGTCGGCGAGGAGGACCACCGGGCACTGCCAGATCTCTCGGTCGAGACCGGCGGCCGTCAGCTCCTCGCGGGCGATGGCGTCGGCCTCGCGCAGCAGGTCGAGGCGCTCCTTGGTGACGTCGCCGACGATGCGGATGCCCAGGCCGGGACCGGGGAACGGCTGGCGCTGGACGATCTCCTCCGGCAGGCCGAGCTCCTGGCCGACCATCCGGACCTCGTCCTTGAACAGCTGGCGCAGCGGCTCGATCAGCTCGAACTCGATGTCGTCGGGGAGACCGCCGACGTTGTGGTGCGACTTGATGTTGGCGGTGCCGGTGCCGCCGCCGGACTCGACGACGTCCGGGTAGAGGGTGCCCTGCACGAGGAAGGCGACCTGCTCGCCGTCGGCCGCGCCCTCGGCGATGATCTCCGCCTGGGCCTGCTCGAAGACGCGGATGAACTCGCGGCCGATGATCTTCCGCTTCTGCTCCGGGTCGGAGACTCCGGCGAGCGCGTCGAGGAAGCGCTTCTCGGCGTCGACGACCTTCAGCTGGACGCCGGTGGCGGCCACGAAGTCCTTCTCGACCTGCTCGGTCTCGCCCTTGCGCATCAGACCGTGGTCGACGTAGACGCAGGTGAGCTGGGAGCCGATGGCCTTCTGCACGAGGGCCGCGGCGACCGCGGAGTCCACGCCGCCGGAGAGGCCGCAGATGGCGCGCTTGGTGCCGACCTGCTCGCGGATGAGAGCGACCTGTTCCTCGACGACGTTGGTGGTCGTCCAGGTCGGCTCGATGCCCGCGCCGCGGTAGAGGAAGTGCTCCAGGATCTGCTGCCCGTGGGTCGAGTGCATGACCTCCGGGTGGTACTGGACGCCGTAGAGCTTCTTCTCGTCGTTCTCGAAGGCGGCGACCGGGACGACGTCGGTGGACGCGGTCACGGTGAAGCCCTCGGGAGCGGCGGAGCAGGCGTCGCCGTGCGACATCCAGACGGCCTGCTCGTCGGGGGTGCCCTCGAAGAGGGTGGAGCCCGACTTCGTGACGGTGAGCGGGGTACGGCCGTACTCGCGGGCACCGTTGTCGTCGACGGTGCCGCCGAGCGTGGTCGCCATCAGCTGGAAGCCGTAGCACATGCCGAAGACCGGCACCCCGGCCTCGAACAGCGAGCGGTCGATCGAGGGCGCGCCCTCCGCGTACACCGAGGACGGGCCGCCGGACAGGATGATCGCGCGGGGGTTCTTCGCCAGCATCTCGGCCACCGGCATGGTGGACGGGACGATCTCGCTGTAGACCCGGGCCTCACGGACGCGGCGGGCGATGAGCTGGGCGTACTGCGCGCCGAAGTCGACGACGAGAACCACGTCGGTGGTCATGTCGGGGGCGGCGGGGGGTGCTGCTGGCACGAGGCGGCCTTCCGGCGGTGAGAGGGGTCGGTCCTTCAATGTTACCGGCCGCGGCGAAGACGCCTCCCTCGTCCCCGTTCCGCCGCCGTCCCACCGGACCGTCCCGTTCCGCCGCCGCCGTCTCACCATCCGGGCCCCCGTGGGGCGGCGGACCGGGCGGGTCCATACTGACTCCATGCGTCAGCACACGATCCACGTCTTTACCTATGACATCCGGCCCGCCGGGTGTCATAGTCGTGCTGCTTGAGCAACTGACGAGCGACCTTCCAGACGCCCCGGGCCGACAGGCCCGGGGCGTCTTGGCGTTCGAGGGGCTGTCGGCCCGGGGCCCGTACCCCGACATCCCGATCAGGAGTCCGACCATGAGCATCGCCACCACCCCCGCCGCCACCTCCTCCACGACGGCCACCGGGCCCGCCGCCCCCGCCGCCGGAAGCCCGCAGCCCGCGAAGACCGCGAAGACCGCTGAGACCGTTGGGACCGCTGGGACCGCTGGGACCGTTGGGACCGCTGGGACCGTTGGGACCGTTGGGGCCGCGAAGACCTCGACGACCGCGAAGACCGCGACGGAGGTGACCGGGGCGCGCACCGAGGAGGCCGCCGCGCTGATCGGCGGCGCCCGGACACGGATCGACGCCTTGGACGATCGGATCATCGGACTGGTGCAGGAGCGGATGGCGGTGTCGGCGGTCATCCAGGAGGCGAGGATCACGTCCGGGGGCCGCCGGGTGAACCTCTCCCGCGAGATGGAGGTGCTC
The DNA window shown above is from Streptomyces sp. NBC_00247 and carries:
- the guaA gene encoding glutamine-hydrolyzing GMP synthase: MPAAPPAAPDMTTDVVLVVDFGAQYAQLIARRVREARVYSEIVPSTMPVAEMLAKNPRAIILSGGPSSVYAEGAPSIDRSLFEAGVPVFGMCYGFQLMATTLGGTVDDNGAREYGRTPLTVTKSGSTLFEGTPDEQAVWMSHGDACSAAPEGFTVTASTDVVPVAAFENDEKKLYGVQYHPEVMHSTHGQQILEHFLYRGAGIEPTWTTTNVVEEQVALIREQVGTKRAICGLSGGVDSAVAAALVQKAIGSQLTCVYVDHGLMRKGETEQVEKDFVAATGVQLKVVDAEKRFLDALAGVSDPEQKRKIIGREFIRVFEQAQAEIIAEGAADGEQVAFLVQGTLYPDVVESGGGTGTANIKSHHNVGGLPDDIEFELIEPLRQLFKDEVRMVGQELGLPEEIVQRQPFPGPGLGIRIVGDVTKERLDLLREADAIAREELTAAGLDREIWQCPVVLLADVRSVGVQGDGRTYGHPIVLRPVSSEDAMTADWSRLPYETLAKISTRITNEVADVNRVVLDVTSKPPGTIEWE